aagaaaatttacttctcgaagaaataaacaccattaagacgaagagacgtgagcggttgaaaagtagcggttacagaagacgtgtcaagtatgaaaagataaggagttgcgacatttctcaaatcattctctactttgcagagaagatttgagaagaggcaagatgtaggatcagattctcgcaacaattgtgtctcagcgaaattatcaatggaattgcacaatagcgtcgcaaaacagtttcagaaaacaacgtcagcaaatatcatgggaaagatgtgatagtcttgcgaaaattagagagcttgcgaagttaacatttgtaaggttgcgagaatgtcgcgaactatatccgaaaataaaggacagattagctgtcatccactatgtatttcattataaatagtcattcgagttggaAAGGAAgggggatcttttttgagtgagaaataagtaaataggagagagaaagttgagagcagaaatcattcttgatttctttatttttcttgtaagaatattcagaaattaatcaataaaattaatagtgtaaacctaaaaataggctgatcaacgataaaatcatacgagaggtgtattgtaggatttcctgcaactacagattcCTCAGAAACTGAAGCTATTTGACAGTAATTAGCTTGAGGTGCAGGGTTATTGGATGGGTTATTTGGTGATTTTGAAGTTGTATATTTGTAATCGAATTTATTAACTGTGTGACCCTTCTTTTTGAGGATTTGACAAATACTGACATTAGTGATTTTAGTAGGGTAAGAAGTATTGGTATTGTTGACAGTAGTGTTTTTGGAAGGGGTATTGTGAAATTGGgttttagatgaagaagatggaagaaagGTATTTTTAGTAAATAAAGCTAAAGACATTAAAATATCTAGATTTTTGTTAATCTTAGTTTCTTGTCATGACAACCATTGTTCATGTTGAGCAAGTCGAGATCTGAAAGCACCAAATATAAAGGGGATATCTCTGTTTTGTATGGATATAATAAAATTATCATATTCACAGCCCAGTCCACTGATAGTGTACATGAAAATATCTGGTTCAGAATCATGTTCATATTTTTGaacaactttaacaataacacCAGGTTTTTGTGTCGTTGTTGGAACAAGTAGAGTGTGAGACTTGACAACTGCACTGTCAGATCTACTTTACCAAGATATGGTAGCAGGACCTGCAAGTGCCTGTGTCCCTTATGCATAGAGAATTTCTCTGTGCTCTATGCACGTTCTTATGTTGTTTTATTCAGAGAAATGGCATATGCCATATGGCTATATAAATTGAAATTCTTTGTACCTTTAAACTTACTATTTAAATATCAAATTGGAAgaatttttctatttttattttttcttgcaaaagttattaattatattttatatagttCTCGGAATACTTTTGTCAGAATTGAATACATGGAGACGAAGGAGCACACTAGAGCTGGCAAATGGGCGTGCCGGGTTGACTTGttaccaacccgcgggttacgggtcaTAACGGGTCCAAACTTGTCGGTTGTTATTTTTCATGgatggtcatttcttcaacccgcatccgtagcgggtaaagcttgcgggtaaCGGGTTAGCCCGTAAAATTAATGttaaaaattaaaacttaattaatttaattataaggATTAGTTTATGAGTATATGACATAATTTCCAAATTAATGGAAGGGGTTTAGCCCAAAATCAATTACATTTAGTTTATGACTTAAACTCAAAATACTGAAATCAGGTCTTTGCTTTCCCAAATCCAACCATAGCACGACAACCTTCTTGTTCTGTGAATAACTGAGCATCACCTCCACTGAATTCTCAACTAAACCCACTTTTTGTCCCCATCCAACTCCATCTTTGTTGTGCAAATAATCAACAGAACCAAGAGTTCATGGTGACTAATTTATACCTATTCAAGGTACCAGTAACATCATCACTACCTTCCATTAAATCATCCAGAACATCCAACCCCATGTCTTGTTGTTGCCAAATAAAAATGCCCAGAACAGTACAGCTTCGCATCAAATAACTCCCAATTAAATCCCATCGTTGTTGCCTTAAAAACCCATCTCAGGCCACAATTTCATCTCCCTCTATGCCTGAAATAATGCCATTAAATCCGATACACAAAACCCATTTGTGTAATACACTCATCTACACTTCACTTATGCCCTATTTCAAACCATACGAGACCCCCATATCCATTTTTGCACTAGAGAGGCCACCACAGTCACTAACATTTCAGACATCTGATTCTTCCATCGCGAACAATTAACCCATCACGAACCTGATGCCGTTGATGATGTTTCTCAATTGAGAAATACCAATCAAATCGAACCCATTTGTAGATGTTTCTGTTAAAAAATGTCCTCAAATGCAACAAAAAACTCCATGACGTCAATGATTTAAAAAATCTTCATTGTCTTCTCTACCAACacaaagaaaaccctaacttctttctttttcagttcacgacttcttcatcttctttttactTAATTAACTTCAATAACACCATTACTAACACCAACTGAACCTTTCCCCTAAACTATGGGTCTCAATCTCTCGTTATAATCTCTAATTCTCCACCAGCCGAAGAacataaaagaagaaaagagagacgAAAAAAGAAAGATGTCTCTTCATTTAGTTTTAGGGCTTAATAATTTATACCTTAAACATAGGGATATTATTAACCCTAGATAATCCGAAGGTCAGGATTAAATATATATTACTAATTAGTTATTGTAGACGGGTTGTACCCGCTGGTTTACAGTCCGGGACGGGTTTATCCGTTTTCCCACAAGacgacatttctccaaccctaacccggcttgtttagacaacCAGCCAAGACGGGTGCGGGTTTTTATGGGCCGGGCCGgataaacccgcgggttttggcttgtttgccagctctagagcATACCCAAATAAAGTACACCGACCTCTTTGACGCTACAAAAATGAAAAAGTAGACTTCAAATTTATTTTACATTTTTATCAGGCCGTTAAGATTCCCACACGAATGTCATTATGGAATTGTCATAAtattataagtttttttttctcccTTGCTCGATTGAATCTCTTCGTCGAACTACCATTCACAAGAACAGACAAGTGAGAAGGAGTTACACACCATCGAATCCATGAAATCCATTTGTCACCAAAATCATCAATGGTGCAGTGGCAAGAGGATAATTATCAGGATTTCAAGTAGTGGATCACGAAACCGTTATTTCCCACTTACAGTTTGCGGATGATACATTGACTTTTTATTGATGCAAGTGTGGAAGAAGTGAGGAGGCTTCTAATAATTTTGTCCGTATTTGAGACGATTACAGGGTTGAAGTTAAATTTAGAAAAATCCACTATGATTAGTGTGGGAGAAGATACTGTAATTGATGTTCTTACCAGGGAACTTGGTTGCAAGTCGGAGAAGATACAATTTACTTATCTTGATATGCCTATAGGGGAACACTGGCGCAATACCTCAGTTTGGGAGCATGTTTTTGATAGTATGGAGCAAAAGTTGGCAACATGGAAGAAGAGAAAATTGAATAAAAAAGGTAGACTTTTTTTTTAGCAAGAGTTGTCTTGCTAGTCTTCCAATttattgtttgtctttgtttcatttATCGGTCAGTGTGGAAAAACGAATGGTTAGAATCATGCATAATTTCTGATGGGGAGCGGTCGAAGGACGAAGGAAGCTAGTGTGGGTTGCTTGGACAAAGATATGTTTGCCAAAAGAGAACGGTGGTTTATAAATGAGGAATCTGAGGAGAACTAATCAGGAGTTGTTGTTTAAATGGATTTGGAGGTACTCCAAAAACAAAAGTGGTCTATGTAAGAAAACTGTGCAAGATAAGTTCAAGAGGATCAACGGTTTATTAATGTCGGACGTAGACTCTAAACCCGAGTCTAGAAATCTGTGGAGAAATGTGGTAAACATGGTTCCTACGGTTCAGAACATGGTACAATTTACAATTAATGACGGTAACGGAATCGGATTTTGGAATGATAAATGGCTTGATGAAGGATGTTTGCAAGACTTATTCCCGGAGGTGTTTAAAGTAGTAAAGGAGAAGGACGTTTCTATAGCAGCGATGATTGAGAAACCCAATATGGGAATTAGTGATTTTAAGAGACCTTTGAATGCCAATGAGAAGCTTGAATGTGACTTGCTTAGGCGTGATGTGCGTATCCCTGCCCTTAGAGAAAATGGAGATGTTATGTCTATTATGGATAACTTTATAACTAGCAAGTACTATGAGGATCTTGTTAGACAGCTTGAATCACGTAACTTTGCGAAGCACCTATGGAAGAACAACATTCCTCACAaggttaattttattatttgggTTTCTTTTCATAATTCCCATCCAAATAGAGACATGTTGAGGCATAGAGGAGTAGAGATGGACAGTGATTTGTGTGCTTTTTGCAACTCTGAAAGAGAAACGACAGATCATATGTTCTTGCATTGTTCTTATTCTTTTGAGGTACGAAATTATTTCATAAAAGCATTTAGAATATCGTGGCCAATGCCAAAGactttatttgatttgtttgaagCTTGGTCTACAAACCTCTTACAAGGAAGAGGAAAATTAGTATGAAGGGATTATCCATTATGCTATTTGTTAGAGACTATGGAAAAAAAGGAATTTGAGAGTATTTGGGGCTAGGAAGAAAGAAGCGACGGAAATTGTTGATCTTATCAAACAATTTGTTGTTGTTTGGTCTTGTGATTCTGATACTTTTAAGTTTATTAATCCTAATTTTATTTGGAACAATTGGAAGACCCTCGTGATTGTGTAACTTCCTTCGTATTGTGTAAGGTTGTAAGGttcttttctctttaatataacctttttcttcgaaaacaaaaaaataaaaaagttttttttttctccctctttcacTCCCTCATTCTGAGTTTAGATTGTTGCCAGAAACCCAATATGGGCATTTGGGACTGAAGTAATTGATAACAACCATGGAGTTCATTAGATCAACCATGGAAATTGATTTCAAGCATCCGGGAGTCTTGTACTGGCTTATTGAAGTACCTATACTCTTGGCGTGTTCCATCATCTTCCTAAAACTCCCTTGTTTGACTGCTTTAATCTCTAAAGCGCCTATTGCTCCAGCAAAATGGTGTGCACGGTATACATAGTTTAGGGACTCTTCAATTGTCATACAACAATCTTCAAACACCGATGATGGGATATCATTTTGGGTTGCTGCATGGCTATTTCCGATAGAGTGAAGCTCCCAGTATAACACGTAGTGGCCTGGAATAGTTCATGGATCAGCATAACTTGTGTAGTGTTCAAGTGATACCTTCAACGGTACGAGATGCTTGATGGTTGCATTCTGAATGGCATTTTCTAGCTCGGTTTCATCGGTTTTATCAGCATCAATGCTCAAAACTACTCCTCTTCGGCATACGAAGTTGAATTGAGGAGCGTTGTTCACAAATCCAGTTACGCGGAGCACATCTCCAACCCTGAAACGATACAATCCTAAACAATATATATGGATGGATCAATACACATAAATAATGAATGAAAATGTTTTCAAATTATTCATCTTTTAGATATACATATACATACCAGCAATAGTGGTTACAACTAGTTCATACTCTTGTCCCAGCTTAACATCGACGAGATGAACTAACTCTTCCTGTGCCTTTTCTCTATGCTCATCGCCGACACTGTTTGGACTATTGTTTACCCATATGTCATTTTTTTCGACAGGCAAGAACTCGAAATAAGCCATGGTAGGGATGAGGGTATAAGATATTTCATTAGGTTTACATAGAGGATTCAAATTTAAACTAAAGTGACCCTCACTTGAACAATACCTAGCAGAAACAATTGGAAGGCCGTTGCTGTAATAATCAAGAGCTGAAATATACTTAGAATTGCTCCCAGTTACTATAGTCTCTATATACTTTGTGTTAGGCCATAACCTAGGTATAATCCCTTTCCACGATGATGAGTTATCCGTATTACATTGCATTTCGATGAAGTCTGCCAATACAGGGTTCGGATTAAGTAATATGGCCCTCATGATCCCTTGCCGAACCAATGGATCACTAATTCGCTTGTTTATCGTTCCTGTTCGAATATCGTTGCAGAGAAGGGTCCAGTGTTCTTCTAGAAACCTTATAACTAAAATCAAACCGTAGCAAAAAATTGTTCCAACTCGAACAACAGTGTCATTTTGATAGATCCCACAAAGCAGTTGTGAGTACATTTAGGAGTATCGCACACgttagtaatcaagcgaagtaaagGATACAATCTAAGCGAAGAGCATCacacacaacaaagttgagatgacgcaccagatgatgtcagcaagtCACTAGTAAAGTACGAAGAACTGTGTGAAGAGGTattctatgcgaagatgagcgattgtatatgagcgaatgtgtcgcatagtgatcccgaaaatagcgggtgtcttagctgtcatccactatgtaaaatcctatataaaggagaaaggCCATTGTTTCTGGGGGAAGTCTTGgtcaagaaatagagagagagacAGAAAGTAAATTTAGGATTCAAgtaaaattgttgtaatacttgaatctatcttgtaaacattctcaatattcaattaattaaataagaattcataatgatcacttagaaattggattagttttagtggagtgtagttgtaagaaatcttacaactacatttttggcgctagaaacagctctGGATAATAATTTCTGTTAATAGATCTGAAACTTTTAGGGAAATTGAGGAAGAATCATAAGGAATCCATGAAGACAACACGAATCATACAAATTCAAGGAACATGCGAGGATGTACAGTGTAATAGTATAACTAGAGTATCAATTTCTGAGGCAGATTTTCAAGCAACAATAACAGGGAGAATTCATAAAAGAAATTATGAAGGCAAGAAGATAGAGACGGAAGACAAAGAATTTCCATTACAACAGTGGGAAAAATTAAAGATTTACTTTGCGGCGgatgaaattccagaagaaaatTTACAGCGAACAAATCCattggtcataacggtcacaGCTGCACGAgaaaaaaatattgcaaaacaaaGGGGATTTGAAGGATGGGCGATCGATAGAACATTGATAGATACATGCAGTGCAGTTGATGTattattttatcgcacattcaaagcaATGGGATATGAAGATGCAGAAACGATACCTACATCCTATAATGTTCATGGGTTCAATAGAACAATTACAaagccaaaaggagaaattgttatgCGAATATTACTGGGAGAGGTTCAAACAAAGATAACACTGTGTGTGATTGACATTGAGTCACCATACAACATGCTGTTGGGACGACCATGGGTCCATGGACTCAAGGCTGGAGCGTCAACATTACATCAGTGTATTAGATTCCAATTCCAAGCggtataggtgaaatcagaggagatgttaagGTTGCGAATACTTGTAATCGAATAGATGTGTGAAATTATGAAGGAAGAGCAAAGAAGCGAAAAGATCAATGgagaaaaacaaaagaacaaaggaaAGAAGAGGAATTTCGAATATACATGATCAGAGTGAAAGAGGGAAAAGGAATACCAGGCGAAGAACCAGCGAAGGAAGGTGGACAAattaaagaaatcaagaaaccaacaTCTATGGGGGAACCAAAAGTGAATTTTACTGCAgcggaaccaacaaaagaaataaaggtaggaactgaagaagaaccaagaatattaagaattggaactataatggataaggaagaagaggaaaaaacgaTAAGCATTCTGCGAAAATATAATGATATTttcgcatggagtatggaagaaatgccaggaatagatccgtCTGTCGCATGTTATAAATTAGACATTAAGAAGAATGTAAAGCCGTTCAAGCAAAGGATAAGGAAGATTGCAACTGATTATCATCCTAAAATAGAAGCAGAATTGCAGAAGatgttagatgcaggaattataagagaggAAAAATATCCAGAGTGGATAGCAAATTTAGTGGTGGTACCCAAAAAGAACAACGGAATTAGAATTTGCATAAATTTTATAGATCTAAACAAAGCGTGCCCTAAAGACAACTTCCCTTTACCCGACatacctcaaatggtggaatccgcatcAGGGAATGATAGAGTCACAATGTTAGATGGGTATAAAGgctataatcaaattcctttggcagaagaagatcaagaacacactgctttcttcgcaccaagaggtttatattgttacacgaaaatgtcatttggattgaagaatgcaggtGCGACTTATCAAAGAATGGTGCAGAAAGTATtcgaaaaatggatacataaaacattagaagtctatgtggatgatatgatAATTAAAAGCAAAGAGGAGAAATATCATGTTGATGATTTGCGagaaatatttgaacaaatgcgAAAATTTAATattaaagtaaatccagaaaaatgtgtAATTGGCGTATcatcaggaaaattcttaggctatattatatccaaggagggaatacaagttgatctgGAGAAGGTACAAGCGGTTAGAGATATGCCACCACCTACGACAGTCAAAgatgttcaaaagttaaatggattgatagcatcattgggaagatttattgcaaGATCTTCGGACAAGTGTCGACACTTTTTTAATATACTAAAAAAGGGGACCAAATTTGAATGGACAATGGAGTGCGACAAAGCATTGCAGAGCATAAAAGATTATTTGGTAAACTTATCCATTATGCAATAGGCGAAGCATGGAGAAGAATTGTTATTATACCTAGAATCAACATCTCATGCATTAAGTGCAGTACTGTTACGTTCAGATGAAGGTGTAAAAAAACCAATACATTACATAAGCAAGACATATAACTCCGCAGAGAAAAACTattcaaaaattgaaaagttgatTCTCGCACTGGTATATGCATCATTGAAACTTCACATTTATTTTAAAGATCACAAAATTAAAGTATTAACAAGAGTCTCAATTGAAAACGCAGTGAAGAATTCGAAGAGGTCAGGAAGAATAGAGAGGTGGAATGCACAATTAGGAAACTATGAGATTgtttatgaaattttatcttcacctaagtCTCAAGTTATCGCATAATTTCTTGGATAATTTCCAATAGAggaagatgaatatgtagaagaaatgatgaagGTGGATGAACAACATGGAAATCCTAATGATTTATTAACTGAGCGAAATCCAAAAAGATGGGATATATTGGTGGATGGATCTTCCAATGGAGAAGGAAATAGAACtggtattgtattcatttcaccaacaggagcgagaatggcttactcattcagattggacttcgcatccacaaataatgaaactgaatatgaagcagtcATCCACGCAATAAGATTagcaattgaaatgaaagttgaggatgcgcgaataactagtgattccCAATTGGTAATTCGTCAGATAGAAGGCACATATAGTACCAATGAACCATCTTTACAAAAATATAGGAAGTTGGTCATGGATTTAGCAATGCAAATTCCAAAACTAAGCTGGAGACATATAGGGAGAAAAGATAATAGACTTGCAGATGCATTGACATTCATACCATCAATGTCAGTAGATCCGGTTGCAAGggatataaaaatacaaacaatGTTATTACCATCTATAGAAAAGGGTGAAGAAGTGCAAACAGATGTGATGCTCATAGACGATATACAAGAAGAAAGTGTGAGCGAAGAGACGGATTGGAGAACTGAGATACAACCTTATCTAGAGAAGGGAGAATTGTCGAAGAAAAGATTAGAAGAACACAAATTAAAGAGTCGtgcgacaaattatgaattaagggatggtgttctttatagaagatcatttcttggaccttcatTAAGATGTCTTACGCGAAAGGAGGGAATTGAAATTCTAAAAGCATTATACTATGGCGATGCTGGCAACCATTGTGGAGGAAGATCACTCGGATATAGGGCAAAAATACAGGGCTATTACTagccatatatgcatgaagatgcaaaacaagtttcgaggagaagcgaagaatgtcaacgtcatggcaagaagatacatgcacccggGGCTATGCTTAATACATCAACAAATGTATGGCCTTCGGAAAATGGGAAATAGATATTGTTGGACCATTTATACCAGGAACGGGGCAAAAAAGATTTCTAATTgtagcaacagattatttcactaaATGGGCAGAAGTAAAAGCAGTTCAACATGTTCGCGATAAAGACATCTTCActttcatttttgaaaatatcatATGCATATTTGGCATTCCTGCACAATTGGTGTCCGATAATGGGAAGCAGTTTGAAGGCGAGAATATAACAATGCTGCTCAAtgcattcaaaattcaaagtggcatatctactcctttgtatcctcaaagtaatggacaagtagaagcTACAAATAAAACAATCGCAGACAACCTGAAGAAAAAGTTAAAAGGGCACAacaaaggatggtgcgaacaagtacataatgtagtatgggcttacagaactacaAGAAGAGAAGCAACATGAATGTCGCCTTTCTGTTTGACATATGGAGTAGAGGCAGTGCTACCAACAGAAGTTATCATTTCTaccacaaagagagaagcttgggaaaagAATTTAAGTACGGATTTGATCTTAACAAAATTGGATGATTTGGAGGAAGTAAGAGAAGTCGCTTTATAGcacatggaaaattatcaaaaaagactagctcgagaatacaacaaGCGGGTTAAAATAAGAGAATTCCAACCGGGCGAATTAGTGCTACGCGAAATTCCAGTGtatcaaaaaggaaaagatggaaaattggagaaaagatgggatggaccttataaaataaaaagaatagttgGAGAAGGAGCCTATGAATTAATGGATCGACCTTGGAATAGGCAGTTCTTgaaaaaatattatccatagTCACTTATGAATTAACTCGCATGGATAAACAGTTAAAAATCTGTAAGATCATATTTTTGAACAAGTCTGTAATGCGAATATTTCGCTTGAAAGTTACGAAATTATATAAAAGAAAAGTAAGACCTTGGTACAAGgctacagaaaatgatatttattatcagattggctaggaatccgaatgtgacgtgcaccctagttcgctcatatgcaagaggcaatatagtaagacctatcgcacgtcataattggaaagacctagaaggcatgactcatGGGAAGGCTAtaccgaccccggaacttgagttgtggagatttgggtggagaattaaacgataattcccatccgggagagataccttaatttttcagtctaagataataatcttaaattgagagcctaaggtgagaaaggatctcccaaggagtgcagaaactcgatcagggcgtcgaggtacacggttgagtcaagagtgcccgggtaGTATgggtaccttgccactcttgacaagtcctgactatgatgcactcggtccgaagataccccacttagggtgcggtcttgctgccataaaccttatcggtagtatatgcgagactgcgaaatcaactggttgttgaataactggatgggaagagccataatcttaacccgatagaggtaagcttccttgaaagggaaaccagggggaagataaggacgacaccctccattagggaccTGG
This portion of the Papaver somniferum cultivar HN1 chromosome 11, ASM357369v1, whole genome shotgun sequence genome encodes:
- the LOC113325225 gene encoding uncharacterized protein LOC113325225, with amino-acid sequence MVPTVQNMVQFTINDGNGIGFWNDKWLDEGCLQDLFPEVFKVVKEKDVSIAAMIEKPNMGISDFKRPLNANEKLECDLLRRDVRIPALRENGDVMSIMDNFITSKYYEDLVRQLESRNFAKHLWKNNIPHKVNFIIWVSFHNSHPNRDMLRHRGVEMDSDLCAFCNSERETTDHMFLHCSYSFEVRNYFIKAFRISWPMPKTLFDLFEAWSTNLLQGRGKLV
- the LOC113325226 gene encoding indole-3-acetic acid-amido synthetase GH3.5-like, translating into MYSQLLCGIYQNDTVVRVGTIFCYGLILVIRFLEEHWTLLCNDIRTGTINKRISDPLVRQGIMRAILLNPNPVLADFIEMQCNTDNSSSWKGIIPRLWPNTKYIETIVTGSNSKYISALDYYSNGLPIVSARYCSSEGHFSLNLNPLCKPNEISYTLIPTMAYFEFLPVEKNDIWVNNSPNSVGDEHREKAQEELVHLVDVKLGQEYELVVTTIAGHYVLYWELHSIGNSHAATQNDIPSSVFEDCCMTIEESLNYVYRAHHFAGAIGALEIKAVKQGSFRKMMEHAKSIGTSISQYKTPGCLKSISMVDLMNSMVVINYFSPKCPYWVSGNNLNSE